CAGTGCTGTTATAAATAACCCGAGTGCAACATGGAACTTGTTTTGgcagcggtaaaaaaaaaaaaaaaactcctgagGGGAAGGCCTTCGCTTGACACCTTGTCATTTTAACAGGGTCGCCCGAGGGACTTGACTGGACAAAAATGTAGTGAACCGTATCAGAGTTAACACGTCGTTTAAGATTCCAGGACTCTGATGTAATCGTCTATGCTGCTCGCGACCACTAGGGGGCGTATTTGCATCCTATCCAGTGAGTGCTGTGATATGTTGGTGACGGATTGACCAAAGTTGTGCTGTATTCATGGGCAGTTCAGCTCAGGGGCCTGATTGCAACactggagctttttttttttttattatgactgTAACTCATaagacacgtacacacacacacgcacgcacacacaaaaacgcaaCACACAAGAGACAAACAATGCAACGCTCAAGCtgaacatacaaacaacaaaaacaacacaacacagaaacacacaaaacattttggggacacaaaatataacaaacacactacaatatataaacaaaaaaaaaacacaaacaacacaaacacaacaaataatgcAACACACACGGATACACAACAGACACACTCAGACAATGCAGCAcataaacatacaaacacaaacaatgaaagCGAAACAACACACAGATGCACAaccgacacacacgcacaaacatacaaacaaatgcaaGACCACACACAATGCTCAACACACAAACagcagtcaaacacaaataatgcAAGTGCAAGAATGGAAACACGACAAACGATGGAACAAACACGcatacaaacacaaattaagctacacaaacaacacacagcTGCACAACAggcacaacacacgcacacacacacacacacacacaggtgtcaTTATTGTGTTTGGCCCTCTTGCCCTCATTTGTATTCTGTCTCTGCTGTGGTTACCTTGAGTTATGAGCCCTCTCCGACAAGGAGCACTAGATTATTAAACAGAGATGCAGTCCAGccagcacatacacacacacacacacacacaggaaatatCCCACAGGCTATGTGTATCTTGTTACAGTCTCTGCTCTCGTTCAGAGATACGAGGGCACATCCAGAGAAAGAAAACGACAACAAACATTGTTGGACTGTGCGGGtgttcctaatgttgtggcctgtgAGTCTCGCAGCAGCTCGAgagaaataaagtcatatttgtaAATGTTCTGTGATGTTTTATGCCTATATCGCATCACTAGAGCAGTGGTTTGCCTTTGTGGGCTGTCGTAGCGTGCCCAAAGCAACCGGTGTTTTCTGCGAGGTCGCCGGTTTCCACGGCGACACAAGTGCGCCAACACCCTCATGATCCTATCTGCAAAAGATATGACCAGAATCTGAACGGTATGTTGATTAATGTGGCCGGGAAGCACATTTAAGTGAAGACTCTCTGGTCAGTGAGTTCTGTTGCTCCACTGGTCCGCTTACCTGATGGTGACGCCGTGCCGGCTTGTTTTCTGCTCTGCTTCTCCTACGACCTCCAAGCTGAGGACAGTGAGGAGCCAATGCTGAATCGAGCGTCCTACTTTACATCAGCTGTATTGTCTTTGGCATCAGTTCAAACTGGTTCGTATAGTCTTCTTTGCGTGTCTAATATACAAATGTACCTCAATGGGGAGAATATAGCCTCCTCTCATGGAGCATTTGATTAGTTTGTGTCATCATTTCTATGTTGTAGCACAATAACCcagattttatttgtatttatttttttcagaatacaGTAAAAGGTGCttatacattattttatgaaatagaACTCTGAAAATTCAGTCTTATTTCAATATGATAATTTTCCTTCAAATATCCCATGAAATATAATTCAAACGTATTTGGAATGCGAGTTTGCAGTCACGAGGATTACAAATATAcatgtttttatacatataacatTGTAGTGCGGCacagtggccaactggttagtacatctgcctcagaggTCCGGGGACGCAGGTTCAAACCTGGCCtctctctgtgtggagtttgcatgttctccctgtaactgtgaaaaattataaataaattccTCGTAGTATTTTGAATTTATACTCATTAAATTCTGACATTTGTATTATGATTAGATTTTgatctttattattgtaaagcTACACCTTTTTATACTATATTACAGCAGAGTGATTCTCAGAGTGGGTTATGAATAAGTGctacgcgggctccctctagtggaatgtgaaagaatcactgaactaaatgttcaaactgcacaatGTTAGTGACttccgttttgtttttgtttttttaatccagtacagtacatttgtttagtacagttcagttgtgttttacttttcagcacaatgcatttgcatttaatcttttagaacattttgttttcaatcattTACTCAGGTaacctttttcatttttgagtgcaatacattttaaatgaatcattaaatgcatcttttttttcttcctatatTCAAGTGCAGTGttagtgttcaaactgtgcaattAAACGGGCTATAAAAATAATTTGGTCGTTTTGTCaaaatgcttaaaaataaattgccgGTGTCATGTTGAATGTATTATCATTTATACTAGTTGGTGTTTGAAATTAGCATACGTTACGCTTCGATTATGCGCCAAGATGTTGTTCTCCCGTGGTGCGGAATGGCAAATCAAAGGCTTTTGGAAGCAAAGTCTCCCCTCTGCCCCTGTCCCCCAAGACCAGATGGCATTTCTTTACACCTTCTAATGAATATTGATATAAGGGGTGGAGTAAAAGGGGAGCTTTAACTTGCTGGATTTCATTATGAAAAGCTGCAGCATTTGGAAAAGttgtgaagaaaaagaaagctgtgGTACATAATCTGACACAAGAAGgttgtgaagaagaagaagagtccaAAAAGGAAAGACtttttggggttaaaaaaaaaaaaaaagtgaggtttGGACTGCAAGATGGATTGAGATGAGGAAGTGTGCCAGGTAAAGTGATGGCCAGGTGCAGGCACTAATCCACTGGCATGACTCCCGTTTTTAAAGCTGCTCTCACCCCGAGCCTGAAAAGTCACCAGCTGACCTGCCAACACCTGGGGTTGAATGGTGGGTGAACATCTTTCCACCCTCCAGCTAGTACAGACCCCCCAAAATACCCCCTTGGAGAAAACATCACTAAAACACTGcgcttttttttctgcacagTCATCCTCTCCACGCTATCATCCGAGGTGAGTCGGGATACAGAAGCAGTTGGATGACGCCATTAAAAGCTATTTATAAATCAAACAAGACCTCAAGAGCCACAGGGCTAAAGGGCCAGACGAGAGGAGATGTGAAAGAAGAGAGATTGGCAGCGGCTGGCGGGAAAGTGATGCGAGGAGACGAGAGGATGATACAGGCGCACCCATTTGGTTCGTCACTGCAAGGACACAACCTCAACTGCCCCCAAGCCGGAAAATAATGAGACACAGCGCATGAGGCTGAAGGCTGACATGACTACAATGAGGGACAATAACAGCATGCGGCGTGTACCACTGCATGACTACCAACCAGTGTTGAGCAAACACTTTTACAACACGCAACTTGGCGAGAAAttctcaaattttatttttggggataaaaatgtcatacaagaaagaaaatagtttgggggaaaaaattgttGGATTTTTATGAGAACTTTTGTTTCACAAGAAGTAGTAATATGATGAAAAAAGAGGCAGCGTTTTACGAGGCATCATTTTGTGAGAATTCAATCGTAAAGTTATGACCATCATTTGTAATGGCAGGAGAACAATGTTGAAGTATAGCCTTAAGATCAGTAATTTTATGAAGTTGCCAATTCATTTTTAACAAGTAATTGACCGTAATTAAAATTGGAgatgaaaaatatgtaatttcaTGAGGAATAACTAATTTTACCCAAAAAAAGGCTGTAAAGTtacaaaaaagttgtaattttaataacaaatgttgaaaattaaataattatacaAGAGTCAATCTTACACTGTAAATTCGTAATACGAGAacctttttttgcaaatttactAAATTAGTAATTTTACAAGCTCAAACTCACAAGAGTTTGAACAAtttgatgagaataaagtcattttagGAGAAAAAGTTGTAACTTTACGAGAATAAGGTGTCGCAGTCTTGATTTGATGACATTGCATAGAATTTCACAAGAAAAAGTAGTTATATTCTTCGGGGGGGAAAGTACTCATGAacaaaagttggaattttacaagaattcaCAATAATTCTACAATAGAATTTTACAATAATTCAGTTGCAAAGTCATGAGAATGAAGTCCACATTTtagaatactgtatataataatagtatTGGCACAAGgtttaaagtcataatattatgagaagaTGAGTACTTCTATTCAAGTTgccatatgtttttaaaaaaaaaaaaaaaaaaattgttgcaaGTTGCAAAGGTTGCaatatgttgttttgttttttcacagttttttgCTCAAATTTCTGTTTCGGCTCTAATAGTGGTTTTCCACTTGCATTAAAATATAAGCTGGTTCACTTTTTCTcatgactttgttttgtttccaagcCCCAGAAAATATTCTAATATATCAACATCATCAGCCCAACCTGGGGGTGGGTGAATGCACACAGACACGTGTCTCTATATCGAGGGTCGTGGGGGGTGGATGTCGCCTGAAAGCCAAACTGACAGCTGAGGGGTAAGCAGGGGTCTTTTATTTGACAATAAAGCATTGCAATGGAGGAGAGGCGTAGGgagttgaagaaaaacagagCAAGGGAGGGAGCGAGGTAAGGAGGTGGGGGGAGGGAGGTTGGCGGGTATCAGACTCGGGGATAAGGCAGCTGGGCTGCTAGCAGGTTTTATCGTGCGCTCCTCCTTCCACAGCTCGCCCAACTGACCAAGGAGGAAGGAGTTCATGATCCATTCTTTATCATCAAAAGCTGCAACTTTGGTTTTCgaaattattttaaagttcAAAGAATTTTTGACTTTGCATCCGAGTCAGGTCGAGGAGTttgggcactttttttttttttttttttttttttttttttaatatatctgcCATGGAGCCGGTGTAGGGATGGTGGTTTATTTGAGAAAGAGCATCCACTCCCTGCTGACAGTCTTCAAGAAGAAGGGTGAGTGTTGCATCTTTAATTACGGTGATGGATCTTTGTTTTCATGCAAAGATGATACAAATCGCAGTTGCTTCTACTGCTGCTGCAGAAAATATCCCCCCTTACACAGACAAACTACCGTCAACTTGGGGGTCCTCTCTAATGAGATAAACAGCTTTACTGGCGGTCGTCTTAATCAAGCAAAAGCCCTTAACCTCCTGCACGAGTCTGCTAAATTTTAAGAGGCAGGGGGTCTCCTCCTCCATGTAATCCCACGTTGTCTAGTTTGTCATGTCTTGTGGAAGTATAACAAATTTCTCTCTCTGCTTGATGGCATCTATGAAGATTAAACACACAACAGTCTCCTGTGCGGGCATACTCTAACTGACCGCGTCACCTGTGGTAGTCTGTGAAGACATACCGTACATGCACACATTATTACCGAACCTGGGGTAGACAGAGCTACAGTGTTGAAAACAACAATGGGACAGAAAGATGATAGCTAGCATTGACTTTGTGAGAGGAGACATTGTCCCATGTGAATAATGCCCTCAAGTCATGCAAGGAGATGATTCAGGTATCAAGATGTGAATGAATTCAGGACAGATTGGTCCATCTTGTTTCAGCTGTAATGGACTGTCCCAATTCCCACTAGGGAGATTCCTTAACAGGGGGTCCGATCAAACTGAATTATATAATCCCCCTGGGACTGCCACAGAATTACAGATACTGCGATTAGCCAGGCATCGGTATATTAAGCTCTTAGCCAGGCTGGAACATCTGCCCAGTTTCTGATGAAGGTGCAGCCTCACACTCACAACAGGTGGAAGCTCAAAGGATTCACTGTAAAGCTGATACGTTTTGGCAATGGACACCTGTTGAGCTAATGTTGGTTTCCAAAGAAGACAACGGTACAGTTCGCGGACTAGGAGTAGTTTTCAGGATTGTGATCGAAAGAGCAAGTTTGATTGTTAGTCATGGTTGTAATGTTGCTAACAACATTTCTACAGAGGGGGTTGACTACAAATGTCCATGGACTGTGACATTAACACATCTGCAGCATAAACCTATTTATCCGTCTCTTTCTCAACAGCTGGCACCAAGGCCAACGATGAGCAGAAAAAGTTGGCAGTGCACTACTCAGCCACAGAACACTTCCAGGAGAATGTTTTCATCGAGGGCAATCGGCCTCAGTACCTGGAGGACCTGCACTCGGAGGCTCAGGAGGGCCTGAAAATACTACAGCAGGAAGGTCAGCAAGGTATTTAAAACAGACTTTGATATTGTGTGTCGTTTGTAGGTGGGTCTAATTCATATAAGTGGATTCCTGTTAATATGGCCATATTGATTTGCTTTACATAGAGCACGAGAGTGGAGTGAACTTTGGTGAAGAGGAAAGCTTTACTGTAAGTGCACCTAATCAAATGGGAAATGTCCACCTACCGTTCTGTGGGTTAAATCCACTTTTTATGTACGCGTCCTTCAGTCGTCAGACACAGCACATCCAGAAGACGATCTTAACTCCAAAGATGAGGGGGGCTCTCTGGAGACGCATTCCAACTCAGGGATTACTGATACCACAAGAAATTCCTCTGTGTCAACGAGACCGGTGCTCACTCGCCAAGGTAATCACTGTTCATAACgaggaaagaaaacaatatgTTGTGTTTGTCGTGCCAAAAAACTGGACTATCTCGGTCAGGTTCTACATTCAAGCCGCTTTATCCAGTGAAAAGATTGGAAAAGAACAGGAAGAGAAACAGAAGGACAACCATCATGGGTATTCCAAACCAGGTCCAGAAAGAACTTGGTAAGTCAACACTCTAAGAGGATCCAAAATTGGTTATTTATGTGTTAGACATGTCATTGAAACTCACCTGTCCATTTCCCAGCATTGCACAGAGGTTCTACCTTCCAGCAAGTTGTTTCTACTCAGTTACCCAATCACGACAGCCAATCGGGTGTTTTCATCACTCCAACTGTTGATGGAGGGACTACAGTGATGAGCAAGGAGGGAGCAAGGGTGCACCTGTCAGACCTGGAAGTAAGTTCCACTCGGTAAATttataagattattattatttttttttttttacttgatacgctcttctcttttttttttttttttttacatctccaAAGCAGGTATCTGATGATAAGCAGCAGATGAGATCGCATCTTCAGGAAGTGCACAAGACTGACGAACACCAGGGATTTGGAATCCATCACTATCGGTCATCTGTCATCAGACCGAAGTCTGTTGCAGTACCTGGAATGACTACCTTTGCTTCCTTCAATCCTTTAATGAGTAGCTTCCTCTTGGAACCCCAGGTTAGGAAACAGCAGGAGCATATTGTATATAGTGTCCCTGTTCGAAACAAATCAACACCCTTTTTCTTTCCCTTAGGGTCCAGTCATGTCTGTATCCCCTCAGGCTACCTATCTATCTACAATCATCCCAAATGCAGTGCTGCCAGCCTCGATTGAAGTTATTGAGATTGACCGCAGCAGTCAAAGAGGAAACGGTGTCAACCATTGTGGCAGTGTTCACACAGTAAGCAAAAGCAGCCTGGCTTCTGTGGGTTCATCAGCCAGCCCTTTTCTCTCCAGAAAATCAGGTGGGGATGGTTCCCACACAGATAGTTCCTACAACAACTCCACAACAGATGgcaccacacacaaagtggaTCTCAATCTTCAGGAAAGTTGGGTGGATTCTCCAGGGGACCAAGGGCTCACTAGCCTCCACAGCTCAGCGAATCGCATTACTAATATTGAAACTATAGTAACAAGCAAAGCTTCTGAGGCTCTCGTGCCATGTGCCAGTGGGGATGATGCAAAGATCAAACGTAATTCCGCTCGAAGTCTCTCAATTATCAAGACCAAGCTACCCCCAGCACCTCCACGAAGATCAAACTCTCTTCATAACAATAAGATCCAGACTATTTCTAAAGGTCAAGCGGATAGCAAAGATGCAAATGTTTCTGCTTCTCAATGGGTATCAAGTGCTATAGCAATAAAGGAGGAATTACAATCAGTCACTGCGGAAACAGGAAAGATCCTGGATCCTGGATCAAACACTGCAGAATACAACTCCCATCCTTTAAGCCTGCTGCAGGTTTCTTCCGGTGAAGCAAGAAAGACAGGAGAGTCCATCTCAGAACTCAACCCCTCTTTCCAACAGAAAACTCCCACAGAAAGTGAGAAATTTGAACGGACCATATCGCCTTCCAGCGGCTACTCCAGTCAAAGTGGCACCCCAACACTTTCCCCAAAGGAGATCACCTCAACATCTACAGATAAACACAAGATGAAACCAGTTAAGCCGGAGAGATCTGTGTCTCGGGCGTCATCCTCAGCCTCGCCTTCCTCATCGCTTACTTCCCTATCATCTGGTACATCCGAGCCTGTTAACTCAGATGTTTCCAATTCTTGTACTACTAGTTTGCCCCCAGTTTCTGCAAAAGAACTCTCTTCACATTTGAGAATGGAAGCCAGAGAGCAGTGGAATGTCCCATCACCTCCCAAGGTCAAAGCACCATGTCCTCCGCCTCCTGAAACATGGGCTCAAAACAGTCACACCTTTGCGCTCCTGTGTGGTCTGAGCCCCCAAGTCAGCAAAGTATTCACGGAATCAACGAAGACAAAGGAGAGCACAGTTAAGCATGAAGGAAGCCAAACTGAAACTAGTGAGTTctgttttgaaaaacaaacgaaagaagaagcagaaggaTCCGAAATGAATTCAAAGTCTGAGAAATTGTTATGCGCCATTCCTGTGGATGCCCACCAGGGTACAAAAAGTACGGAATGTCCGGATGCAGAAGAAGAAACATTTTCAGCTAAAGGCAACATTGAAACACCAGAAGTACAAGAACAAGTGAGCTGTAGCCCGACAATGACTGACTCTGGAAGTTGTGATgtttccacaaaaaaagaacCACCTCCTGTTATGAAGAAACAACTACGGAGAGAAGACAAGGTGTTGACAGAAGATGTGGTGTTGACAGAGGGACAACAAATTGAAAGTTGCAACATTACCACAACTACAACCTCTGTTGATGAGGTTGAGGATAAGGTGGATACACGCGAAGTTGCGTCAATACAAGCAAATTCTGTAGATTCCCAAAACACTAATAAAAGATCACCCCCACCTTCTCCACCACCTGCTTACCAGCCTACGCCTCCGCTCTCAAGAAAGTCACCCGCCACCTCTGTACCAACATCACCGGTTGAGTTCGAAGGAGTACAGGGTGAGAGCCGCGTGGTAGAATCATCTTGGCCACCTCCTCCGCCTCCTTTATTGGGAGAATCCGTTTTCGAAGGCGGCGATGAGATAGAATTTCCTCTTCCGCCTCCACCT
This is a stretch of genomic DNA from Phycodurus eques isolate BA_2022a chromosome 20, UOR_Pequ_1.1, whole genome shotgun sequence. It encodes these proteins:
- the nhsl3 gene encoding uncharacterized protein KIAA1522 homolog isoform X4, which produces MVVYLRKSIHSLLTVFKKKAGTKANDEQKKLAVHYSATEHFQENVFIEGNRPQYLEDLHSEAQEGLKILQQEGQQEHESGVNFGEEESFTSSDTAHPEDDLNSKDEGGSLETHSNSGITDTTRNSSVSTRPVLTRQGSTFKPLYPVKRLEKNRKRNRRTTIMGIPNQVQKELALHRGSTFQQVVSTQLPNHDSQSGVFITPTVDGGTTVMSKEGARVHLSDLEQVSDDKQQMRSHLQEVHKTDEHQGFGIHHYRSSVIRPKSVAVPGMTTFASFNPLMSSFLLEPQGPVMSVSPQATYLSTIIPNAVLPASIEVIEIDRSSQRGNGVNHCGSVHTVSKSSLASVGSSASPFLSRKSGGDGSHTDSSYNNSTTDGTTHKVDLNLQESWVDSPGDQGLTSLHSSANRITNIETIVTSKASEALVPCASGDDAKIKRNSARSLSIIKTKLPPAPPRRSNSLHNNKIQTISKGQADSKDANVSASQWVSSAIAIKEELQSVTAETGKILDPGSNTAEYNSHPLSLLQVSSGEARKTGESISELNPSFQQKTPTESEKFERTISPSSGYSSQSGTPTLSPKEITSTSTDKHKMKPVKPERSVSRASSSASPSSSLTSLSSGTSEPVNSDVSNSCTTSLPPVSAKELSSHLRMEAREQWNVPSPPKVKAPCPPPPETWAQNSHTFALLCGLSPQVSKVFTESTKTKESTVKHEGSQTETSEFCFEKQTKEEAEGSEMNSKSEKLLCAIPVDAHQGTKSTECPDAEEETFSAKGNIETPEVQEQVSCSPTMTDSGSCDVSTKKEPPPVMKKQLRREDKVLTEDVVLTEGQQIESCNITTTTTSVDEVEDKVDTREVASIQANSVDSQNTNKRSPPPSPPPAYQPTPPLSRKSPATSVPTSPVEFEGVQGESRVVESSWPPPPPPLLGESVFEGGDEIEFPLPPPPDVPDNVPQSCATEMNASDTPMPPLDEFVKGIKDSSESDKSTPPDPVLPQTVVCDKRDAEASHGPAQNISPALETPSSHSISPAEIQPTLCAKTSSGSFLKRHSLEIENRSSTEPTTSQLPTPLPMETLTTGVSFRRPPSSAHKDNRGKELLARHKSAPIPKEDANIPLVTPSLLQMVRLRTVSSSEDSAEALPEDKTKNERALDQEMCRAQSEGQQNTPQKPTRKSLKSPPQVVKTYVTPNTPSMRLQEAIRIKTAALSSREGLPCRLGMRPSYHCASEPGMSSLKSSEAFDTQRIPASTASFIFSRSSKRVVIDTGTASSNEDQASVKRSLAAEIMRFSEQTNTAAFSSSGVRSDRVPPPVARKPSQGSISFSQDRPVCSARTEPSVPAADAIRAQQHSKGIALTETTTRVTADTIETLF
- the nhsl3 gene encoding uncharacterized protein KIAA1522 homolog isoform X1, yielding MSRRRSTGDLVPWDVTEVVGREVKAQRGHRKPGSSLGQAISWLRSSQKKKKTKKTKMSVDNGGRQVAVADGLQNQDTAKAGTKANDEQKKLAVHYSATEHFQENVFIEGNRPQYLEDLHSEAQEGLKILQQEGQQEHESGVNFGEEESFTSSDTAHPEDDLNSKDEGGSLETHSNSGITDTTRNSSVSTRPVLTRQGSTFKPLYPVKRLEKNRKRNRRTTIMGIPNQVQKELALHRGSTFQQVVSTQLPNHDSQSGVFITPTVDGGTTVMSKEGARVHLSDLEQVSDDKQQMRSHLQEVHKTDEHQGFGIHHYRSSVIRPKSVAVPGMTTFASFNPLMSSFLLEPQGPVMSVSPQATYLSTIIPNAVLPASIEVIEIDRSSQRGNGVNHCGSVHTVSKSSLASVGSSASPFLSRKSGGDGSHTDSSYNNSTTDGTTHKVDLNLQESWVDSPGDQGLTSLHSSANRITNIETIVTSKASEALVPCASGDDAKIKRNSARSLSIIKTKLPPAPPRRSNSLHNNKIQTISKGQADSKDANVSASQWVSSAIAIKEELQSVTAETGKILDPGSNTAEYNSHPLSLLQVSSGEARKTGESISELNPSFQQKTPTESEKFERTISPSSGYSSQSGTPTLSPKEITSTSTDKHKMKPVKPERSVSRASSSASPSSSLTSLSSGTSEPVNSDVSNSCTTSLPPVSAKELSSHLRMEAREQWNVPSPPKVKAPCPPPPETWAQNSHTFALLCGLSPQVSKVFTESTKTKESTVKHEGSQTETSEFCFEKQTKEEAEGSEMNSKSEKLLCAIPVDAHQGTKSTECPDAEEETFSAKGNIETPEVQEQVSCSPTMTDSGSCDVSTKKEPPPVMKKQLRREDKVLTEDVVLTEGQQIESCNITTTTTSVDEVEDKVDTREVASIQANSVDSQNTNKRSPPPSPPPAYQPTPPLSRKSPATSVPTSPVEFEGVQGESRVVESSWPPPPPPLLGESVFEGGDEIEFPLPPPPDVPDNVPQSCATEMNASDTPMPPLDEFVKGIKDSSESDKSTPPDPVLPQTVVCDKRDAEASHGPAQNISPALETPSSHSISPAEIQPTLCAKTSSGSFLKRHSLEIENRSSTEPTTSQLPTPLPMETLTTGVSFRRPPSSAHKDNRGKELLARHKSAPIPKEDANIPLVTPSLLQMVRLRTVSSSEDSAEALPEDKTKNERALDQEMCRAQSEGQQNTPQKPTRKSLKSPPQVVKTYVTPNTPSMRLQEAIRIKTAALSSREGLPCRLGMRPSYHCASEPGMSSLKSSEAFDTQRIPASTASFIFSRSSKRVVIDTGTASSNEDQASVKRSLAAEIMRFSEQTNTAAFSSSGVRSDRVPPPVARKPSQGSISFSQDRPVCSARTEPSVPAADAIRAQQHSKGIALTETTTRVTADTIETLF
- the nhsl3 gene encoding uncharacterized protein KIAA1522 homolog isoform X3, coding for MSRRRSTGDLVPWDVTEVVGREVKAQRGHRKPGSSLGQAISWLRSSQKKKKTKKTKMSVDNGGRQVAVADGLQNQDTAKAGTKANDEQKKLAVHYSATEHFQENVFIEGNRPQYLEDLHSEAQEGLKILQQEEHESGVNFGEEESFTSSDTAHPEDDLNSKDEGGSLETHSNSGITDTTRNSSVSTRPVLTRQGSTFKPLYPVKRLEKNRKRNRRTTIMGIPNQVQKELALHRGSTFQQVVSTQLPNHDSQSGVFITPTVDGGTTVMSKEGARVHLSDLEQVSDDKQQMRSHLQEVHKTDEHQGFGIHHYRSSVIRPKSVAVPGMTTFASFNPLMSSFLLEPQGPVMSVSPQATYLSTIIPNAVLPASIEVIEIDRSSQRGNGVNHCGSVHTVSKSSLASVGSSASPFLSRKSGGDGSHTDSSYNNSTTDGTTHKVDLNLQESWVDSPGDQGLTSLHSSANRITNIETIVTSKASEALVPCASGDDAKIKRNSARSLSIIKTKLPPAPPRRSNSLHNNKIQTISKGQADSKDANVSASQWVSSAIAIKEELQSVTAETGKILDPGSNTAEYNSHPLSLLQVSSGEARKTGESISELNPSFQQKTPTESEKFERTISPSSGYSSQSGTPTLSPKEITSTSTDKHKMKPVKPERSVSRASSSASPSSSLTSLSSGTSEPVNSDVSNSCTTSLPPVSAKELSSHLRMEAREQWNVPSPPKVKAPCPPPPETWAQNSHTFALLCGLSPQVSKVFTESTKTKESTVKHEGSQTETSEFCFEKQTKEEAEGSEMNSKSEKLLCAIPVDAHQGTKSTECPDAEEETFSAKGNIETPEVQEQVSCSPTMTDSGSCDVSTKKEPPPVMKKQLRREDKVLTEDVVLTEGQQIESCNITTTTTSVDEVEDKVDTREVASIQANSVDSQNTNKRSPPPSPPPAYQPTPPLSRKSPATSVPTSPVEFEGVQGESRVVESSWPPPPPPLLGESVFEGGDEIEFPLPPPPDVPDNVPQSCATEMNASDTPMPPLDEFVKGIKDSSESDKSTPPDPVLPQTVVCDKRDAEASHGPAQNISPALETPSSHSISPAEIQPTLCAKTSSGSFLKRHSLEIENRSSTEPTTSQLPTPLPMETLTTGVSFRRPPSSAHKDNRGKELLARHKSAPIPKEDANIPLVTPSLLQMVRLRTVSSSEDSAEALPEDKTKNERALDQEMCRAQSEGQQNTPQKPTRKSLKSPPQVVKTYVTPNTPSMRLQEAIRIKTAALSSREGLPCRLGMRPSYHCASEPGMSSLKSSEAFDTQRIPASTASFIFSRSSKRVVIDTGTASSNEDQASVKRSLAAEIMRFSEQTNTAAFSSSGVRSDRVPPPVARKPSQGSISFSQDRPVCSARTEPSVPAADAIRAQQHSKGIALTETTTRVTADTIETLF
- the nhsl3 gene encoding uncharacterized protein KIAA1522 homolog isoform X2 encodes the protein MSRRRSTGDLVPWDVTEVVGREVKAQRGHRKPGSSLGQAISWLRSSQKKKKTKKTKMSVDNGGRQVAVADGLQNQDTAKAGTKANDEQKKLAVHYSATEHFQENVFIEGNRPQYLEDLHSEAQEGLKILQQEGQQEHESGVNFGEEESFTSSDTAHPEDDLNSKDEGGSLETHSNSGITDTTRNSSVSTRPVLTRQGSTFKPLYPVKRLEKNRKRNRRTTIMGIPNQVQKELALHRGSTFQQVVSTQLPNHDSQSGVFITPTVDGGTTVMSKEGARVHLSDLEVSDDKQQMRSHLQEVHKTDEHQGFGIHHYRSSVIRPKSVAVPGMTTFASFNPLMSSFLLEPQGPVMSVSPQATYLSTIIPNAVLPASIEVIEIDRSSQRGNGVNHCGSVHTVSKSSLASVGSSASPFLSRKSGGDGSHTDSSYNNSTTDGTTHKVDLNLQESWVDSPGDQGLTSLHSSANRITNIETIVTSKASEALVPCASGDDAKIKRNSARSLSIIKTKLPPAPPRRSNSLHNNKIQTISKGQADSKDANVSASQWVSSAIAIKEELQSVTAETGKILDPGSNTAEYNSHPLSLLQVSSGEARKTGESISELNPSFQQKTPTESEKFERTISPSSGYSSQSGTPTLSPKEITSTSTDKHKMKPVKPERSVSRASSSASPSSSLTSLSSGTSEPVNSDVSNSCTTSLPPVSAKELSSHLRMEAREQWNVPSPPKVKAPCPPPPETWAQNSHTFALLCGLSPQVSKVFTESTKTKESTVKHEGSQTETSEFCFEKQTKEEAEGSEMNSKSEKLLCAIPVDAHQGTKSTECPDAEEETFSAKGNIETPEVQEQVSCSPTMTDSGSCDVSTKKEPPPVMKKQLRREDKVLTEDVVLTEGQQIESCNITTTTTSVDEVEDKVDTREVASIQANSVDSQNTNKRSPPPSPPPAYQPTPPLSRKSPATSVPTSPVEFEGVQGESRVVESSWPPPPPPLLGESVFEGGDEIEFPLPPPPDVPDNVPQSCATEMNASDTPMPPLDEFVKGIKDSSESDKSTPPDPVLPQTVVCDKRDAEASHGPAQNISPALETPSSHSISPAEIQPTLCAKTSSGSFLKRHSLEIENRSSTEPTTSQLPTPLPMETLTTGVSFRRPPSSAHKDNRGKELLARHKSAPIPKEDANIPLVTPSLLQMVRLRTVSSSEDSAEALPEDKTKNERALDQEMCRAQSEGQQNTPQKPTRKSLKSPPQVVKTYVTPNTPSMRLQEAIRIKTAALSSREGLPCRLGMRPSYHCASEPGMSSLKSSEAFDTQRIPASTASFIFSRSSKRVVIDTGTASSNEDQASVKRSLAAEIMRFSEQTNTAAFSSSGVRSDRVPPPVARKPSQGSISFSQDRPVCSARTEPSVPAADAIRAQQHSKGIALTETTTRVTADTIETLF